The Gammaproteobacteria bacterium genome contains the following window.
GGCTTGCTAATAATTTGCCATCAATTTCACCGAGGCATGGCTCAACTAATACCCGTTGACCAATCCGGTGACTGTCGACATTGTCACCGACGGCGACTATCATGCCGCAAATATCTGCTCCTTGAATCCGGGGTAGTGTTAATGCATTACCTGCCCAACCTGCATCTATTTCACTACTATCTCCTTTGGAGTACCACGCTATTCTGGTGTTAATATCGGTATTGTTAACACCGGCGGCAGTAACCCTGATCAGTACTTCGTCAGCATGAGGCTTTGGTACTGGGATGTCGTTACGGTATTGCAGCATTTCAGGGCCACCATGGCCAATCAGTTCAATGCCGATCATCACACTTGGCAGTTCAGTTGAAATATTGCTTAACATAACAGTCATTATTGCTCCTTTTCTAACAATTGTAATAGTGTATTTTGGGCTGATGTTACCGCTACGTGACCTAACAGCGGCCATGCACTGGAGACGCCTTCATGCAATACAAAAATAGCACTGGCGAGATCTTCCCTTTGACTTAATAAACCTAAAAGCTGGCGAACTTGTTCTTTATGTTCAGTGACAGCACCAAGAATTAACGGGTCACCGGGAAAGGCGGCAATAGCGTTCATCGACAGACAGCCATGAGGAGCATTTTCTTGCAACCATTGCTCAAGTTTATTAAAAATGTAGTAAGCACTATCAATGCCGTTTACTGGGGCGTCATTGCGTAAAAAGTCTAGATACCTTTGGTGTCGATATTCCAATGCACCAGCAATCATTGCTGCTTTAGATGGGTAATATTTATAAAGAGTCCGCAAGCTAACATTACAGGCCGTTTTTAACTGCGCCACGTTGGGTTGGGCGAAACCCTGTTTACTGAACGCCTGTTCAAGACTGGCGGATATCTGTGCTTTTAACATATTAACCTTCAGGTAGAATAAGTCCTCTACTTGAAGGTAGAGGGATTGTTATACTCTGTCAATAGTTGTGCTAGTTTAATCAATAATAAGGCAACTGCGCACAACAAGACCTCACCATTAATTCGCTAAAATCTGCTCTTGTGATAGCTGTTTTGAACGACAAGATACTGTGGCAAAATGCTGATAGCTAAATAGCAGTTAACGTTTGATTAATTTACCGCCATTGCTTGCTAAGCAGCGCTCTGATCAATTGATAGCGCGCAGGTAATATTCGATGTTTTTTGCTAATAAGATACACGGTTTCATTAATGGGCGTGGCTAATTTAAAATTGCCGATTAGCGCCAGATTTGCAAATGCGTCGAGTGATGATTTAGGAATAACCGTAAAACCTAAGCCCAGTGATACGGGCAATAAAATTTGGCTCAGCTGATTGATGTAACCAGATTGAGGGATTGACTCCATACCGACAAATTGGTCCTTAAAATTCAACTCTAACACCCCAATAGCGTAATGGTGTCCGTCAGGATGATTAATAAAACCCAATTGCATTAAAGATTGCCAGGTACAGTCGGCTTGCGCTGGCAGTGCTAAACACAAAGTGTCTTCACCTAGTCGCTCTTGCACCAATTTAGGATCATTAGTTGACTGCGTAATAATGCCGATATCAGCTTGGTTTGTTTTAACCCTTTCAATAATAGCGGCGTTAGGCGCAGCCTCAACGCTTATCCTAAGCTCACTAAATTCGAGCTGCAACTTAAGTAACTCAGGATATAACTGCATCGCCATTGAACCAGAACAAGCCAGTTTACAATCTCCGGCGTTAAGCTCGTCACCGGCTATTGTTTGCTTTAGCGCCAATTCGGCTTGTGATAACTGCAATCCGTACTGCAATAAGCTCTCACCAGCACTGGTTAACTCAAACTTTTTACCAAAGCGATTAAGCAGTGCTTTGCCAACCTGATGTTCAAGTTTTTTGATGTGCTGTGTGACACCAGGTTGAGTCATGTTTAATAATTGCGCGGTTTGGGTGAAATGGTTTGTTTTTACCAAACTCATGAAAGTGCGTAAAAAAACTGGATTTATCATAAATAAAAGTTATCAGAGTGCTTCATATTGATAACTTATCATTGATTGTTGCACATTGGTATATGCAGATCTTTTGATCTGACCATAATTGAACTGACAATAATGCACTTAACTCTCGTCATGCCCGGGTAAAATTACAGTGCTGATATTAGCGGCTTAAAAGTTAAATTTAGCAGCAAACTGGTGCCGTGCTAATGAACTGCAAACAGCGCCAAGACGCATAACCGCATCAATTTGTTGATCGCTTTGATTTGAAGTTTTAAGGCTGTCAATATGCGATCGTAAGCAAATGTGGCCACCATTCATTAATGACACGACGACACACGCATAGTGATATGCCAGTTCGTTGTCGATATTAAGTTGCGACAAAGGTCTGAAGTTTAGCTCTGTTAAACTCCCCCCAGCTCGAACATCGACAAACTGGCGCGACAAGAAGTATGGATTGGTCACACCCATGCGTGAGATAGCCAATTGAATCGCGCGTAATTGCCGGTCATTTGGCGCGCTTACACTTTGCGCCACCAACTCGACCACATATTCGCTTTGTGAGTTAAGTGCTGCAGCCCAAGCACAATAGATAAGGCTTTCATTATCCAAACCATGGCTTGTTGTAAGTAGCGAAACGAGCAGGTCTTTTTGATCGACAATAACATCAGATGTCATGATTTTATTCCTTAATTTTTTTATCAATTATGTAATAATACGAATTACACAAGTCGGTGTAATTCATGTTATTACTTTTTTATTAATATTTGCAAGGTATTTTTACACCAAGTTGTGTAAAATGATGATTCAATCACGCCACCGCACTGGAATTTTAAACATGAGCAAACGAGAAAGTCTAATCACTGGTTTTTTAGAGTTAGCCGCTCAGCGCGGCATCGCGGCGGCTGGCGTCGACACTATCGCCGCTCATACCGGAGTATCGAAGAAGACTATTTATAACAACTTCGGCAGTAAGGAAGCCTTGGCGATTGAATCACTGGTTAAGTTTAGCAAAGATGTTCAAAGTGTTTGGGCCAGTGAGTGGCAGACGATTACCAATAGAAATGACCTATTACTTGCCCGCTTTACAGAGTTAGAAAACTTGATTAAATCAGGTGGCTTCTATGGTTGTATCTTCATTAATACCGCAAAAGAATACCCTGATCACCATCATCAACTCCATGTGATTGCCACAGCGCACAAGCAGGCATCATTAGCCGAAACGAGCAAACGTTTAGCGATGCTACAGCTTGATGGCAGTAGCACTGCAGTTCATATCGAGTTGCTTTATGAAGGGCTGATATCAAAACTATTGGTCGAGCAAGATTTAAGCTTAGTCGCTCAAACCAAACAGATAATTATTAGTATATTAGCTGATAAATCTTTGTGAATGGAATTGAGCCAGCCGTTCGATATGATGCTCAATTGCTGGCTGGTACACGTTCATCCGCAAGTCACTTTAGCGCGACCAGTTGTTTAATGTGCTCTGGTGATATGCCGCAACATCCCCCGACAATTGAGGCCCCAGCATCAATCCAAGTCGCTGCCAGTTCACGGTATTTTTGTGGTGTATTATCGGCTCTAATTGCACAAACCCCATTGTTCGCTTGGTGATCATCATCAATGACCGCAAAGCTGTTGGCATAGACGCCTAATTGAACGTTGTTTGCCAGCCCTTGTGCTTCGATTGCTCTTTTTGCTGATAACAGCGCCGCGGTCATTACTTCTGGACGGCTGCAGTTAAATAATATCGCGGTCACATTTTGGCCCGCGATTTCACTTACTGCACTATAAACAGACTCGCCTGAGCGCAGCGTGGGTTCGATTTCAACTTGATCTGTCACTGTAAATGCAATCCAGCTCGGCTTGTTAGTGCCTGCCGTGCAGGCTTTTATCATTGCCGCTTCTGCAATTGACGATATGGTTTCGGCTAACCAAAAGTCGACCTCTGTTGCTTGATTATTTATCATCACTTCAACTAAAGGTTTAGCTTGGCTTACCGCAAACAAGTCGGGACGATATGAACCTAATACAGGAGGAATACAGCCAGCCACTAATACGCCAGTACTTTTACCAGAACTTTTAACCGAGCTTTCATCGGCGCATTGGCGTGCTAATTGCGCTGCTCGTTTAATTAACTGTGCGCCGTGGGCGTTAAAACATTGCTCACCTAAATGAAAAGGCACTATCGCGTAAGTATTAGTGGTAATTATCTCAGCGCCAGCGGCTATAAAATTGCGGTGGGCCTCGCTAACAAAGTGTGGCGCTTGTATTAACGCTAGAGCCGACCATTGCGGTTGCTGAAAAGGCGCGCCCATCCGTTCTAGCTCACGCCCCATGCCGCCATCAAGAATGACGGGTAATTTAAACTGCATTTTCATCTTTATATTTCAATCTACTATTTATTGGGGCCAGATTAACCGCAAGATATTGGTGAAGCAACCACTACAATGATTATATTTCTCTTCTAATATACCGATTGATTATTTTGTGACTAAAACCAGACCTGCTGTTTTTCGGCCAGCCTAGCTCCCCAGTGTAATTTGTCCGAATTTAGCTTGGTTTCGATGTTATCTCTTGGTTTTATCGCTCCTAATGTGGTTATTTATTACTCAGCTCGCAAATATAATGGTTATCGCTCGACACCACAGCACAAACTCTTTATAGTGCCGCTTTTTCGTTGTTCACATTAACTGCTGCCATTGGCTGAAATTGCCAGGCAACTAGGAATAATTCTTTGATATCTACCGCAAACATCACCATGCAATTTGGCGCTGAGCCATTATTTGAAAACATCTCTGCTCAATTTGGCCACGGTAACCGTTATGGTCTAATTGGCGCCAATGGCTGTGGTAAGTCAACGTTTATGAAAATATTGACCGGTGCCCTCACCCCAACCTCTGGCAATGTCTCGATTACGCCTGGTTTTAAGGTTGGTACCTTGAGTCAAGACCAATTTGCGTTTGAAGAATTTAGCGTCGTTGATACCGTCATTATGGGTGATGTTGCGCTGTGGAAAATCAAAGAAGAACGTGACCGCATTTATGCCATGGCTGACATGTCTGAAGAAGACGGCATGCGAGTTGCTGAGTTAGAAAGCGAATTCGCCGAAATGGACGGTTACACCGCGGAAAGCCGCGCTGGTGACATTTTAATTGAAGCGGGTATCGATGAAGAATATCACTTTGGTTTAATGAAGCAAGTTGCTCCGGGCTGGAAAGTGCGAGTATTATTAGCACAAGCTTTATTTGCTAACCCAGAAATTTTGCTGCTTGACGAACCAACCAATAACTTGGACATTCACACCATTAACTGGCTAGCCGGAGTGTTGAACCAACGCAAAGCGACCATGATAATTATTTCGCATGACCGTCACTTTTTAAACTCGGTTTGTACTCACATGGCCGACATGGATTATGGCGAGCTACGCGTTTATCCGGGCAACTACGAGTATTTCCTTGAAGCATCAAGCTTAATCAGAGAACAGTTACTGGCAGAAAACACCAAGAAAAGTGAAGAAATTGACGAGCTGCAAGCTTTCGTTAATCGTTTCGGTGCCAATGCTTCTAAAGCGAAACAAGCGAGTTCTCGCGCTAAGAAAATGGATAAAATCAAACTTGATGAGGTTAAAGCATCAAGCCGGATGTCACCATCACTTAGCTTTAAAGCGTCTAAAACTTTGCATCGCCAAGCATTAGTCTTGGAAGAGCTAAGCCATGGTTTTGACGGTGATAGCTTATTCAAAGATGGTAACCTTATTTTAGAAGCCGGTGCTAAATTGGCTATTATCGGCGAAAATGGTGTGGGTAAAACTACCTTCATCCGTTGTTTAGTCGACGAAATAGCGGCTAATAAAGGTGTTGTAAAGTGGTCTGAAAATGCCAGTATTGGTTACTGCCCGCAAGATAGCAGCAAAGATTTTGATAACGATATGACAATTTTTGATTGGATGTCATTATGGCGTACCCCTAAGCACAATGATTTGATCGTGCGAGGTCTGTTAGGCCGATTGTTATTCACCGCTGACGATACCAATAAAAAAGTAGCAAGCTGTTCGGGTGGTGAAAAGAACCGCTTGTTGTTTGGCAAGTTAATGATGCAAGATATCAATGTCTTAATCATGGATGAGCCGACCAACCACATGGACATGGAAGCAATTGAAGCATTAAATAACGCCCTTAAAGATTACGATGGTACTTTGATCTTTGTTAGCCATGACCGTGAATTCGTGTCGTCATTAGCAACCGGTATTATCGAGATAAAAGAGCAAGAAGTGATTCATTTCAAAGGTTCTTACGATGAGTATTTAGCAAGTCGTGAAATGGCCTTGCAAGTAGCTTAGCCATTACCAATAAGCCCCTCAACATCGCAACAGCGTTAAGTTGAGAAGGTCTTAAGGCTCTCTTTTTAAGAGGGCCTTTTTTAGCACTGTACTTTCCCTGCCCTAATACTAGTTTGTACCGATTAGCCATACCATTGATTATGCATCGGATGGCGCTAGCCGTCTTACCTCTCAGCCGTTTTGGTTAAAACCAACCCAATTCCCGTATGTTTTTAATACTATAATGCTAGTAAAGGTATATTAATTAATCTAGTATTATTAGATAACCTGAGTACCGGATAAGCAAAGAACTCAGGTTCGATATGATTATGCCCGTGGAAATGAAAATTTGTTTTCGTATGCTGTGTTAACTTATTCATGTAATCAATTCACTGTTACAGGTTGTCTATGTTTGTTTATATTGCACGACAAGCTATTTTGAATCGGCGTCAACAAGTCATGGCGTACGAGTTGTTTTTTCGGGACGGCCCTGAAAATTTATTCCCGAGTGATATCGACCCTCACGAAGCGACCTCAAAACTGATTGGCCGTACTCATTTTACCAAAGGAATTCGTCCTATTACGTCAGGTAAACGGGCGTTGATTAATTTTTCGCAAGAGTCTTTACTCAAACGACTGCCATTGCTGTTACCACCCGAAGACATTCTGATTGAAATCCTCGAAACAGTGCACCCGACCAATTCTGTTTATGCCGCCTGCGTCGAACTTTACCGTGCTGGGTATAAACTGGCCTTAGATGATTTTGTTTATCAACCGCAATGGCAGCGGTTTTTTAAACTAATTTCCATTATAAAATTTGATATTTTGGCTACACCACTCGATACCATTGCCCCACTCGTCATCCAACTGCGTAACAACAGTAATATTAAATTACTGGCTGAAAAAGTAGAAACACGAGCGCAATACCACCAGGCGATGGAGTTAGGTTTTCACCTATTTCAAGGCTACTATTTTTGCCAGCCCGAGATGCAGCGGTCCAAAGCCGTTGAATCGAGTGAACGATTAATGTTCTTATTATACAAGGAAACGTTGAACAGCCAGCTTGATTACCAAGCGATTAGCGATATTTTACAGATGGATTCGAGTCTAACGTATAAGTTGTTGTGCTTTATCAATTCCGGATGTTTCCCATTAAAACAGCATATTACCAGCGTAAAACAAGCACTAACATACTTAGGGGAGACTCAAATTCGCCGATTAATGTCGATGTTTATTACTGCGATATTAGCCAATGACAAGCCTGCTGAATTAATCAAGATGAGCATGATTCGGGCTAAGTTTTGCGAGTTAGTGATTAAAAAAGTCGCGCCAGCACTCGCCGAGAGTGCGTTTTTAACCGGGATGTTCTCTTTGCTTGATTCAATTATTGACTTGCCGATGGTGCAAGTATTGGAGCGGGTTCCGGTGCCCGATGAAATTATTGAAACATTGCTCGATGATCAAGACATTTCGCAAACACCAATAAGTATGGCATTACGTGCCAATAAGTTACTAGAGTCTGGCAGTTGGCATTTAACCGAACGCGAGGCACATAAATTACGGATTAGTTTTAAAGTGCTCAGTCAATTTTACCAAGAAGCCATTGTGTGGTCAGAGTTTCTCGGTCAAGCTGACACTGAATATTCGGTCAAATAAATACCAAGCTAAGCCTACCATTGTCGATAGGCTTAGCTGATTTAACCTCCTATAATGCGCTAGGCTGGTCCACAATATTTTCGTCTAGCGGTTGTGGCTGTTCTATCAGTTGTTCGAACGCTTTTAAACGTTTATATACTGACATTAATTCAACAATGGTTGACCAACTAAACACTAAGTAATGCAATGAGCCTTCTACTTTACCAAAAGCCCTAATAATTTGCTGCATGGTGCCAAAGGTTATAATGCCTGCCACGATGGTCGGCGCCAACATGATGTACGGCATAATCGAAGAAAACTGCAAATACGAAATCTTAAATAAATCAAAATACAAGTAATGGCGATACATCGTTAAATAATTGGTACGTACATCAACAAACAGTTCCGCCATCGACTGCGGTTTAGCCCGGCTAGAGTCGTCTTCTCCAAGGACTAACTCTTTACGCAGCGATGCTTCGGCTCTTTGATTATTAAATTCAAGTCCCGGTAGTTTGATCCCGATTGCCGCTAACAATACAGTGCCGAACATCGCCGAGATAATCGCAACATAAATCAACACATGCTCAACTTCACCAAAAAATGGCACCTCTTTCACTTGCTTACTTAGCTCCCACAACAATGGCTGAAAGGCGAGCAATGTCATAATTGAGCGTAAAAAAGAGACGCCCAGTCGCTCGACAATTTGAGCAAACCGCATGGTGTCTTCTTGCACGCGTTGCGATGCCCCTTCAATGTGACGCACCTTGTCCCAGTGTTGCATGTAATAGCTATGCATCGCCGTGCGCCAGCGAAATACGTAATGACGAACAAAAAATTCAAGTAATACCGCAACGACAATGAAAACTGCCGATATTTTACCAAAGACCCACAGGTGGCCCAGTAAGTCCTCGACCGTGACCGTACCAGACTGTGACAGTGCTTGTTGAATCGTATTATAGAAATCACCAAACCATTCATTAACTTGCAAATCTAACTGGACCTTGTACCAAGTCGCCAGCAAAATAATTACACTGCCGAGCCACGACCATACCTGCCACTGCCTAGCTAAAAAGAAACTACGAAACATATTTTATTTACCTTGTGATTTTTGTGGCAAGCCAACAAAAATTGCTTGTTTAGAAAATGGGATTATTTGTGTTACTAATTTGCTCATCCGCTGCTGATTAACCTGTTGCTCAAGACTTAGCATTGAACGTAAGTAATCTGGGCCATCGTAGCGCTGGTAGCTCAGCGCTAACCGGCGTAGCCAAGTATTAGGATCTTGCAACCTGAGCTGCTCGGCGAATTTAATGTCTTGTTGAGTGCGGGCAAAGTTTTCGTGTGGCAACTGGGTAATGAACTCAGAAAGCACTTGCTCATAGGCATTGATCATTTCGTCGACTCGCGCAGGAGCGGTGGTAAAGCTGGTGGTGCTGCGCAATGTATTGTCTTTGTCTAAACGTACTTCAAAAGCGAGCGAATAAATTCCGCCTAACTGATGTCGCAGTTTGTTTTTAAGTGCCTTTTGCAGCATCGGGTTGAGGCTTGAGATCAAAAAACTGTCTTCTGGTTGCCAGATCATTGCCGATTCAGCTTTAATTGTTACCGTCGACTTATATTCATGATGCATTGGTTGTGAGGCAATATGACGCCCGCTGGGTAAATTACTTTGGTAGCTATTCAAACTGGCTTTACGCGTAATTGCGCCAAGATAAGGCAATACTTGTTGTTCAATTTGTTGCGGTTTAAGCTCACCGACGATAAACAAAGTAATAGGCTGCGCTTGTAACTGCCTAATCGCGGTGACGAGCTTATCTAGGGTTAAATTATCTAAATCGGCTTGGCTTGGAGTTAAGCCAGAGACAGTACCCATTAATCGCTGCTGCACACTTGCTGCTACCGACGGCTGTTTAACTGAACTGACCAATGCCGTTTTTAATTCGGTTAGCGCATTAGGTTGCAGCTGCCATTGGCTTTGCTGCGCAAAATACGACTTCATTAAGGGCAATAGATTATCTGATGACGTTTTTGCGGCGAGATCAAGCGTGGTGGTGGTTTGAGCCCACTGCCAATCGACATCGTTTTGCTGTTGCCATAACATTAGTTGACTATTTTCAGCAAAAGGAAGATCGGCCTGATGCCATACTTGCTTGGCCGTTTGGGCCAGCCATGGGCTTAATCCGTCGTTATAATAACCTGCTTGTGATAACGCCTTGAGGTAAAGATCATTGCTAGGCGTTGCTCTATTTAACCATACAACCTTATCGCCATTGGCCAAATTCCACTGTGTAATACCATCAACTTGGTGACTGTGTTTGCTTAACACCCGTGCATTAGGTAAGCGGTAAGCCGGCCAATCGAGCTTAACTGGCGCAAGCTTGACTGGCTTGAAACTTTTTCGCTTAATTGGTGTTAATGCTATCAACTGTTCTAAGCTCACCTGATGGCGTAATTGCTCAACCTCGGTTGCCGTTGGCAACGTGCGTATTACCCCGCCCGGTAATTGATAAAACAAAAACTGATCTGAGGCGCTAAGCAGTTCAACCAATCGAAGATTTAATGACGCTAAGCTCATTTTGTCGATCCAGTCTAAAGTTCTCGCTGATTTTACCGCGTAATCTTGCACTACTCCCTCTTGCATTACCGCCGCAGTTAACTTGTCTTCCCATGTCTTAAAGTCACGATTTGGGATAGTAATTCGATTGCGTGCAACAGCTGCTTTAGCTTTGAGTTTTAGTGCTTCAAACTCAGCGCGATTAAGCCCGTTACGTTTTAACCTTGCGACTTCGCGCAGCACCACTGCAAGACCTTGTTGATGATCGGGTGTTTTTACTGAAATAGCCGCAATTAAACGCTCTTTCGTTGGCTCGCTAAACTTAAAATGCACCGATGAAATATTGTCTTGGTATAACTTGCGACTCGCTTGAACCTGCGGCCGAATGAGTTTTCGCAAGAAATAATTTTGTAATCGTTGGTATTCGCCTTCAATGTTACTTTTTGGTAACAGCTCATTACGAAAACCCAATGTCACAGCGGAGGTTGAGCCTTGCGAGTCTTGAACCTGACCAATCACTAAACCTGGCGTTAAAGGTAGCTTGACATAGTCTCGATTTGGTACCGGTTGTTGCTGGGCACCAAAGTGATGTTCAATTGCAGCGACCAATTGCTGGCGTTCAAAATGACCGCTGGCGATTAACGTCATATTGCCAGGGACATAAAAGCGTTGATAAAAGTCGCGAATTTGCTCTATTGTCACGGCTTTAATATCTTGCTGCCATCCAATAGTTGGGCGGTCGACGTAACGAGAACCATTTCTGACCAGTACCTTTTTTGCGGTATTAACACGCTCAGCAACACCTTTACCGCGGCGCATTTCTTCTAAAATCACCCCACGTTCTATTTGCCAGTCGGCATCCAACAGCTTAGCGCCAAACGCTAAATCACTGAGTAATGCGACCGACTCTGCAACATTAAGTGCGTCATTGGGCCGAGTCCGAACCATATACTGAGTTTCTGTCTGGCGGGTTAATGCATTGACCTGCAGTCCTGCTTTCCAACCTATATTATTAAGCAAGTGATGAACATCTGTCGGGTGAGCTCTATTTGCGCGAAAAACCATATGTTCAACAATGTGGGCCATACCACGCATTTCATCATCGACCGAACCGGCATTAACCACCAAGCGTAAATTAAACGGATCGGACTGATTAGGACTTGGATAAATGAGATAACTGAACTGGTTTGATAGCTCGTTATGAATAACATTAGGCGCCCATTGCAACTCCGTCGCCTGAGTTGAACAAGATAAAATAAGCCATAAGCTAATCAGCTTAGGTCGCTTTAAAAGCTTGTTACTAAAAATAAAAAATTGCACACTTACTCCATTACTTACCGCACGAATAAGATCAATTCGTACTCGTATTATCGTTTGTGGGTATATTACTAGGAATAACACTCACTGCAACTCAATTTCGATAATCAATAAACAGTTGTTTAAAAAAGTTTCTACTCAGGCAGGAAATTACCGAATTGTGGCCCTGCTTGATATTAACGATTGAAAATTTAACTTGAAATCTAGCATCAATACCTACTAATATGACTGTATACAAACACAGTGGTAATTATTTTGATAGTAACTCCAATACTGATAGAGGCGGGAATTAGCGGTTTTGAATCGCCAGCGGCAGAGTATAGCCAATTAGGATTGAGCCTTGATCAACTGCTAATCGACCATCCCCAGGCGACCTTTTTAGGATTAGCCAATGGCGACTCGATGAATCAAGTGGGCATTTATCATGGTGACATATTAATTGTTGACCGTGCAGTCACCCCACGACATATGGACGTGGTCGTTGCAACCTATAATGGTAACTTTAGCTGTAAACTATTTGACGAAAACCAGCGTCGTTTATTGTCGGCCTCTGAGCATTATCCGCCAATTAATATTGGTGATGGTGATAGTTTTTTAATTGAGGGCGTGGTGATTCGCTCAATTCGGTGCCACCGTGCCAGCAGGTTTAGTGATGTATGCACTGATTGATGCCAACTCATTTTATACCAGTTGTGAAACGGTGTTTGACCCACTTATTCGTAACAAGCCTATTATTGTATTAACCAATAACGACGGTTGTATTTGTGCGGTTAACCGCTTAGCCAAAGAGCTTGGCATTACCAAGTTTGTGCCTTATTTTAAAGTAAAAAAACAATGTCAGCAGCTTGGCATTGTTGTTCGCAGTTCTAACTATGAACTGTACGCCGACTTGTCCGCTAATATGATGCAGGTGATTAGTCGATTTTCTGATGATCAATACATTTACAGCATTGACGAATGTTTTTTATATTTCAATAATTATCAAAGCGTTATAAATAACTTTAAATCGTACGGTCGTCAAATTCGCCGCACCGTATATCAAGAAACCCGCTTACCCGTTTGTGTCGGCCTTGGCCCTACCCCCACGTTAGCCAAGGCGGCTAATCACGCCGCCAAATCATCAAAACAATATGCTGGCGTTGCAGTGATTGACAATGAAAAGATTCGCCGGCAGATCTTAGCAGCAATGACTGTTGATAAGGTGTGGGGGATCGGTCGTAAACTAACGGCGAAACTTAACGCCACCAATGTTTATACCGCGCTCGATTTAGCCCGGCTGCCCCCCAAATTGGTTCGGCAAAGCT
Protein-coding sequences here:
- a CDS encoding TetR family transcriptional regulator; this encodes MSKRESLITGFLELAAQRGIAAAGVDTIAAHTGVSKKTIYNNFGSKEALAIESLVKFSKDVQSVWASEWQTITNRNDLLLARFTELENLIKSGGFYGCIFINTAKEYPDHHHQLHVIATAHKQASLAETSKRLAMLQLDGSSTAVHIELLYEGLISKLLVEQDLSLVAQTKQIIISILADKSL
- a CDS encoding TetR/AcrR family transcriptional regulator; this encodes MLKAQISASLEQAFSKQGFAQPNVAQLKTACNVSLRTLYKYYPSKAAMIAGALEYRHQRYLDFLRNDAPVNGIDSAYYIFNKLEQWLQENAPHGCLSMNAIAAFPGDPLILGAVTEHKEQVRQLLGLLSQREDLASAIFVLHEGVSSAWPLLGHVAVTSAQNTLLQLLEKEQ
- a CDS encoding alcohol dehydrogenase catalytic domain-containing protein, encoding MLSNISTELPSVMIGIELIGHGGPEMLQYRNDIPVPKPHADEVLIRVTAAGVNNTDINTRIAWYSKGDSSEIDAGWAGNALTLPRIQGADICGMIVAVGDNVDSHRIGQRVLVEPCLGEIDGKLLAS
- a CDS encoding LysR family transcriptional regulator → MINPVFLRTFMSLVKTNHFTQTAQLLNMTQPGVTQHIKKLEHQVGKALLNRFGKKFELTSAGESLLQYGLQLSQAELALKQTIAGDELNAGDCKLACSGSMAMQLYPELLKLQLEFSELRISVEAAPNAAIIERVKTNQADIGIITQSTNDPKLVQERLGEDTLCLALPAQADCTWQSLMQLGFINHPDGHHYAIGVLELNFKDQFVGMESIPQSGYINQLSQILLPVSLGLGFTVIPKSSLDAFANLALIGNFKLATPINETVYLISKKHRILPARYQLIRALLSKQWR
- a CDS encoding ABC-F family ATPase, which translates into the protein MISTANITMQFGAEPLFENISAQFGHGNRYGLIGANGCGKSTFMKILTGALTPTSGNVSITPGFKVGTLSQDQFAFEEFSVVDTVIMGDVALWKIKEERDRIYAMADMSEEDGMRVAELESEFAEMDGYTAESRAGDILIEAGIDEEYHFGLMKQVAPGWKVRVLLAQALFANPEILLLDEPTNNLDIHTINWLAGVLNQRKATMIIISHDRHFLNSVCTHMADMDYGELRVYPGNYEYFLEASSLIREQLLAENTKKSEEIDELQAFVNRFGANASKAKQASSRAKKMDKIKLDEVKASSRMSPSLSFKASKTLHRQALVLEELSHGFDGDSLFKDGNLILEAGAKLAIIGENGVGKTTFIRCLVDEIAANKGVVKWSENASIGYCPQDSSKDFDNDMTIFDWMSLWRTPKHNDLIVRGLLGRLLFTADDTNKKVASCSGGEKNRLLFGKLMMQDINVLIMDEPTNHMDMEAIEALNNALKDYDGTLIFVSHDREFVSSLATGIIEIKEQEVIHFKGSYDEYLASREMALQVA
- a CDS encoding EAL domain-containing protein, with amino-acid sequence MFVYIARQAILNRRQQVMAYELFFRDGPENLFPSDIDPHEATSKLIGRTHFTKGIRPITSGKRALINFSQESLLKRLPLLLPPEDILIEILETVHPTNSVYAACVELYRAGYKLALDDFVYQPQWQRFFKLISIIKFDILATPLDTIAPLVIQLRNNSNIKLLAEKVETRAQYHQAMELGFHLFQGYYFCQPEMQRSKAVESSERLMFLLYKETLNSQLDYQAISDILQMDSSLTYKLLCFINSGCFPLKQHITSVKQALTYLGETQIRRLMSMFITAILANDKPAELIKMSMIRAKFCELVIKKVAPALAESAFLTGMFSLLDSIIDLPMVQVLERVPVPDEIIETLLDDQDISQTPISMALRANKLLESGSWHLTEREAHKLRISFKVLSQFYQEAIVWSEFLGQADTEYSVK
- a CDS encoding homocysteine S-methyltransferase family protein, yielding MKMQFKLPVILDGGMGRELERMGAPFQQPQWSALALIQAPHFVSEAHRNFIAAGAEIITTNTYAIVPFHLGEQCFNAHGAQLIKRAAQLARQCADESSVKSSGKSTGVLVAGCIPPVLGSYRPDLFAVSQAKPLVEVMINNQATEVDFWLAETISSIAEAAMIKACTAGTNKPSWIAFTVTDQVEIEPTLRSGESVYSAVSEIAGQNVTAILFNCSRPEVMTAALLSAKRAIEAQGLANNVQLGVYANSFAVIDDDHQANNGVCAIRADNTPQKYRELAATWIDAGASIVGGCCGISPEHIKQLVALK
- a CDS encoding putative transporter; translation: MFRSFFLARQWQVWSWLGSVIILLATWYKVQLDLQVNEWFGDFYNTIQQALSQSGTVTVEDLLGHLWVFGKISAVFIVVAVLLEFFVRHYVFRWRTAMHSYYMQHWDKVRHIEGASQRVQEDTMRFAQIVERLGVSFLRSIMTLLAFQPLLWELSKQVKEVPFFGEVEHVLIYVAIISAMFGTVLLAAIGIKLPGLEFNNQRAEASLRKELVLGEDDSSRAKPQSMAELFVDVRTNYLTMYRHYLYFDLFKISYLQFSSIMPYIMLAPTIVAGIITFGTMQQIIRAFGKVEGSLHYLVFSWSTIVELMSVYKRLKAFEQLIEQPQPLDENIVDQPSAL